cttggACATGAGAGGTGAAATTAATCATTGAATACAAATAGAATATCagtgaaaatggaaaaattaaaggtACAGGACTTTAAGAGGCTAAATGATCGACTCATGTTACATTATGGAAATGAAAAAGTCAAGTTGAAagcaattaagatatatatatatttatatatatatatatatatatatatatatatatatatatatatatatatatatatatatatatatatatatatatatataactttgtggTTGAGTTGCTCAGCCAATGGATCCTCAGTTTCTTGGATccgggtttgattccccggcctACCCCtttgggtctctaatcccgaggtagagATAATTCACAtattaatatatggcttatatgaatatgtacgtatgtatgcacacatatatgtgtgtatatatgcagtgtatatatatttagatatacatacataattaattcaaaatttaatGTGAAAATTCATGATGTCAACAACACCGGTAAACAGATCTGAAATTGCCTCAGTGGTAAATACGCAAGAGCAATTTAGCTGCCCCAACATCAGAATAATTGCTCGAATATTGGCAGAAAATAATTCAATTATCAGCCTGGGAATGGTTCGTTGTCATTAAAAACATGTCTCACTCCAATTCCGACATGAAGAGTGATGGTTACTGCCCAGTCGCTTTGCGCATAAACAGCCCATTAATGTTTAAGTAGGAAATGAAAGTCTCATCAATCGGTCTATTTTTGAGTGGTAATACTActaattaagaaatatagttttataaatcataaatatgtttatatgaacATTGCCTTCATAGGCtatcatatatatgtagataatgttatttagagagagagagagagagagagagagagagagagagagagagagagagagagagagagagagagagagagagagaatttgaaaatttaattttatttcaattaaattctaTTTGGAGTATGTTAACACTACTAATTAACTTATATTATTCTagaatcatatatttttcaacgTACATTGTGCTTATGGGGtattatataaatgcaaataacgttatttatttattaattatttaattaattaatttatttattcatttatttatctatttatttatttatttatctatttatttatttatttatttatttatttatttatttatttatttagagagagagagagagagagagagagagagagagagagagagagagagagagagagagagagagagagagagagagagagagagagagagaatttgaaaatttaatttgattCCAATTAAATTCTATTTGGAGTATGTTAACACTACTAATTAACTTATATAATTCTAGAATCATATATTTTTAAACGTACATTGTGCTTATggggtattatatatatgtaaataacgttatttatttattaatgcattaattaattaattgatttatttatttatttatctatttatttatttatttatttatttatttatttatttatttatttatttatttatttagagagagagagagagagagagagagagagagagagagagagagagagagagagagagagagagagagagagagagagagaataaaagttccTTTAAAGTTTATTTGCATATTAGAGATACCAACATATAATttatgttgttgttttagatttagTCAATACCCTACAGCGGCACAGGCTCTTGCCTTAAAGTGGCTTGTTAAATTAGTTGATCCTGGATGAATGAAAAAGTGCGCTTAGGAGAGAGGCAATTCAGAGTGGGTGGTGATGGAGGGAAATCTCAAGGATATTTGAAAATAACacttttcatgtgtatatataaaaaagcgAGTATAGTAATGGATGGCATCTATaatgtagggttccgggttgcatcctgcttccttaggagtccatcactttccttaTGTGCACTGCTCCTAGGATCACACTCTTAGTGGGGCAGATTACTGAAACAATCTTTCACtatgtgatacaagcaccaaatttggcacgaTTGTGCAGCAGGACCTACTTTTGCAAAAGAGTACGATCTCCAAATTCAGAAACAAAATGGccaccatttttcaagatggccgcctctGACATGAGTGTACAGTAGAATTTAGCGTAAATACTAATGTCATGATGCTATTTTTATGATCTATTCATGCAAATATATGTTTCTAGATACAGATAGTCCAATTCTGCATTCCCATTATCATATTTGTCTAATAGTGCGATGATATAATAAAATTTTTTGACGAAAAATTACTCGGGTAAACTTACTGATGTGATATCATGTGCTAGCTATCATTCAATACAGCAATGCAGTACAGACTGAATTGGCTTGCTTGAATTTACCCTTGACCTATCCATTTACTCCTTGCATTTGCAGGAACACAGTTGTGTGCACTTCAGTGTGTAGCGGTAGTATTTGCATGGTCCCCGACATTGACCTATGCAGCAAAATTTCGTCAGCTGCTGGCACGACTGTGAGAGCACCTGTCCATTCGGGAGCAGGGTCCCTAGTGACTTAAATGCAGCCATCTATATGTGGAGTCCACCAACCATTGTCACAAAACTGTCCTTGCCATACCGGTCAGGCCAGTGCCATTGGACTTATTTGGCAAGAGCATAGATTGGCTGGTCTGCAGTTATCACAGGAACCTGGTTTGGATTGAGGTGAGCAATAGCGTCATTGACTTTGTCCATACAATGTCTCACTGTGGCAATAGAATGGGCCTCATCACGTAGAAAAAGTAAGAGTGAGGTTAAGCTAACATCAAAGTCAAGACCTCGCTTCTTCTCTGCGTGGTGGGCTGACCAAGTGATATTGACCTCATCGCCTACTTCCTGCGTGAGACTCACCTTCTGCAGTCATTCAAATTCCTCTGTTAAGAGGAGACTTGGCAGGGATGTGTATGTAACATTGCCCTTGGGGGGAGATGGATTTTTTTTGGCAAAGAAAGTGGGATGGACATTTGTGTAGGAATCGGGAAGTTCTGGGACTTTCCTCACATTGCTATTCTTGATAAGAACTGGTTCTCGAACTTCTCCTTGATCATCTGGTGTTGTATGTTGGAAGATCGAGATGCTGGTTCCATGAAATGATGAGGTCGCAGTGGTAGATGATAGGTTGTGGTCTATGTTGTCCATAGCACTCGTACAGAATAGGCCTTTCCTCAGCTTGAGAGGGCAAACCacaccttcctcaacatatctacTTATAAGTGCTTCTCCCAGCTGGGCTGATATTGCAAGCACTCGATCATATGGGATACTAAGACCATGGTCGTGAAACATTTCCACAAGATCTCTCTTTCTGGTCTTAGCATGAACAGACATTCCATGTACACTGGAAGTGGAGTCTTTCTTTCTCTAGAATGCCGTTGTGTGGCAGCACCTTCTTTGTACTTGGCAAAGCAATTGTATTGAAGGAGTTGAGCCATTGCCAGGTCAGTTGTAGTCGCCCCAAACCTGAGCTGGGATTTTATGTCCGCCCCATGCTCGATCATACAGACGAATTGAAGCAAAGCTGAGGGCAAGGAATCATACACTTAATTCTCATGGAGACTGCTTCAAACTTACACTTATGTTCTACCATGTGTCTTCGCAGTATCTTTGCGGCTTTAGCAAGAACTATCCCATCAGTGTATGGGGAGGTTTCTGACAAGACTGGACCAGCGTCTCTTTCAAATGCTAGAAGCACGTCTCGCCCTTTCTTGTAGGCTACTAGTTCAGGTATCTCGGACAACAGCCTTTCTTTCAGTCTGGTCGAGTTGACATCAGACATGTCTGTCCCAAACTGCTGAAGTCTCTCCTTTTAGAGACTTACTAGTTCAGCAAGTGGGAATACTGCTGGCTCATCAGTGCTGTATCTTTTCTCCATGACGTAGGTCAGGAGTTCAGAGAACACCAAGGTGAAGATATGCTTTTCTTGGCAGGACTCAAGTGCTTCTTTGTTCTTTTGAGCAATATATGCCCTCTCTCTGTTATACAGAGCGGTTAGACAAGAACAATGGTATTTAAGTTCCAGGGCCACTACATCTCCGCCACTCAATATTGTTAGAAGTTTGCCATCATTGAGATCACAAGCACACTCGTTGAGCCTCTCATTCAGCTGCATGGTCATGGCTTGTCGCAGCTCTGACACTGGTTCCTTCTTGTCACATTGTAAGCACTGTTCCATTTCCATGCTAGTTCTTCGcattttttattgcaatttatCAGGGTTGTTCTCAATTTCAGCAGCTCTCTTAGTTGCACGTTCAAGTTTGCTGTTGTTGAACATCTCGCTACAGTTTTTGTGATACTTTGCATTGTTTTGCCTCAGTGTATCCTCAATGCCATCTCCATCATCCAGACGAGATGGATCTAGCTTGATTGGCAATAGGTTGATTGCCTGAAATTTAGGTATGTTCACGGCTATCATGGAATAGCCATCAGAGCTACATGCATAACGTGTTGGAGGAGACTTAAGCTCTTCTTTCGTGTCTGTCTGACAGAGACAACACTTTTCCCAGTCAGTTTTGGCTCCACTACTCAATGAGTTGTTCGCAGACATCTTGCGTATACAGTTAAAGGCCGAGGGGCTATCTTTTACTGCCTAACTGTACAAAACATCTAAGCACATTGATGTATGGGATGCAACTAGGTTCAGGCACCTGGTGCCCTACACCTAGCCCGATCATTCATCCAAGCCATTTAGATTCCGTGCGATCTGTACGCCTTCCGGGTGACTCTCCCGTGCTGGCACATCCTGTCAATTCAGGCGCGGATATCTAAAAACTACACTACGACTACATACATTTTCTAGTTAAGATGCATATGGGGCTAATTAGatagcatttgggaaactaaagtATACTACTGTTAAGTTAGTTCGGACTGCAACAATTAGTAATAGCTACTACTATAGTTAGTACATTACAAGCCAGCGTTGAGCCCCATTCTGAGTTTCACAGCAGTGATGTCACCAGTGTGCTCTGGTTGTGCTTTGACATCACTCTCATAAAAGCAATACAAACATATGTAGCATTTGATGGAATATATAACCATGGACCTTTAAGTTTTGACAACACAGCTTACAAAGACAGATTTTGGTTAAAAAAACAAATTTACATCCATTTAACAGCCGCCATCTTGAAAAAGGGTGGCCTTATTTGAAATCAAAACATACAAATAAGTTCAATCTGGTAAAATACATCCAGATAATTGTTCagaatatttagaaataatgcatattggagttccacttAGTAAAGAGCGCTGATAGGAGTTCGccatggcggccatcttgaaaagtggcagccatcttggattttcagctGGAGATCGTACTTTTCTTGAAAAGTAGGTCCTGAAcgtcatttgtgccaaatttggtgcttgtatcatcAAGTGAAAGATTCTTATGAAAAATTGAGCCAATCTGCCCCACTATCTTCTGCATGATTCCTGGAGCAACTCCAGCCTCtagttttccttgcttccttttcagggatcttagGATCGTGcttagtgttcctatgattatgggtacagtTTCCACTGGTATATCCCATATCCTTGttgtttctattttcaggtcttgatacttatcaattttttccctctctttctcttcaactttgGGGTGCCATGGTAttgcgacatcaatgagtgatactttcttctttatTTTGTCAATCAACTTCACGTCTGGTCTAATTGCACGTAACACCCTATCTGTTCcgataccatagtcccagagggtctttgcctgatcgttttgtatcactccctcaggttggtgctcgtaccgCTTATCACTGCAAGatagctgatgtttcttgcacaggctccagtggagggcttttgccactgaatcatgcctcttttgGTACTGGTTCTCTGCAAGTGCTGgacattcgcttgctatgtggtttatggttttatTTTTCGTATTGCAATTCATACATATGGAGGAGATGTTATTTCCGCCTATCATTCTTTGAATATATCTGGTTCTTAGGACCTGATCTTGTGCtgctgttatcattccttcagtttctttCTTGAGCTCTCCccgcagtagccattgcctgaagtcatcgctggctagttctttagtaTGGCTCATGCattgtccgtgcattggtttgCTGTACCAGTCTTCTGttgtttgtcattctcctgtctctttatatttctgggtcttcgtctacttttatcagtccttcttcccatgTACTCTTAAGccactggttttcagatattgccccagtgctctATTCTCGATGTAGACGCAGTCTTCTATACTTATTAGTcctctcccattattattattattattattattattattattattattattattattagctaagctagaaccttagttggaaaagcaggatgctgttgggccagggtctccaacagggaagaaatatcagtgaagaaaggaaatatggaaacagattttAAAAATTCTTGATTTCGAACGTTATATCGGGATTGATAACACCCCTCCAAAATACGTTTTATTGGTAGAGCATATAATTTAAATCCGttacatataatatatgaatttAATATCAGTTTCCAAAATACAATAGATTTTTAAAATATCTTGTATATAAACAACGACATTAAACATTTCCCCTTTCCGTGATGCGCTTAGATGTTGACctccataatagaaaaaaaaaatcaaaaagattCTCATATAATATCAAGCTCTTTGACTTCGTTGTCACAATTTATAAACTACTCCGAAGTGAGTACTGTATTCGTGTTCGATGATGAAAAATGATAATgggatgatataaatataaatatatatatatatatatatatatatatatgtgtgtgtgtgtatatttatatatatatgtatatatatatatatatatatatatatatatatatatatatatatatatatatatagagagagagagagagagagagagagagagagagagagagagagagagagagagagagagagagagagagagacgtttgctGTCGTTTCAATCGTTTACCCACTGtcagaatggaaaagaaaacctacaaacgtCAACAGTAAATAAATCCCAATTCCAACCACGGCTGAAACGAATAAATTCTCTCCCTTCCTTTTTACAGTTTCTCATTTACACTTGAGAGATCCAGAAAATAAATCGGTGGAAGAGTCGCCGCAACACCTTTCCAGTTGCACAGGAGAGGAGCCAAAGACTCTTCTCCCAATGTTCTTCCATGACGATAAGAAGTGTGCAACTACCACGATTCTAAAGATTCTTGCTTTCGAATGTTATATCGGGATTGATAACACCCTTCCAAAATATGTTTTATGGGTAGAGCGTATAGTTTTtatccgttatatatattatatgcatttacTATAAGTCCCAACAtacaataaattttaaaaatattttatgtataaacaaCGGCATTCAAAATTTCCCCTTTTTCATAATGCGCTCAAATGTTGACCCCTATaatggaaagaaaattaaaaacgatTCTTATATAATATAAAGCTCTTTGACTTCACCTTCAGAATTTAAAAACCAATGTATGATTAAAATTTTTTCGAAGGGAGTACCATAAGTCGTGTTCGATGATGAAAGTGAtaatggtatgagagagagagagagagagagagagagagagagagagagagagagagagagagggagagagagagaatggtatgttGAGATTTATCTTTAACTTCTGctagaaattatattttatcatcctgaaaattaaaagaaaaaatcaagtTATATTCCACACTGCTTTTGTGAAGATTTATTTAAGAGTCAGTTACTAATATATGAGACTAATATTAACATTCCAAAATTCAAGTAgtggatttttttctattttgtaacaAATCATCCATAACAAGGTTATATTAATACTGAGCCCCTATagtgaaaaatctaaatttttcacACTAGTGAAAGGCACATACACTCAAAATTTCaagaatgtatgtgtgtatgaatacagaTATATTGCTCCCCATTTCATTATTCaagataatgaatgaatgaatgattagaagttctctggcatcctggatattaaagataaaaataacgtcaaaggtaaataataacaataaatacttggtaataaaaattacaatcgtATAACAGACAAATAAAACTTGAAACAAGAAGAAAACAGTCATTAATGTCCGTTTGCCCTAGTTTTACTTTTAATCACCAAAGGGCCATTAGAATTCAAGTCATTCCTCTCGGACGTTCTAAGGGATTTCAGTCACACCTCTGCCATCTAATAACGGTTATCTATTGCATTACGTTACTCCCTTTTGGTTTTATCTTCCCATCAAGAACGGTTGCTCGTTTAAATTCGATATAGAAAAAAGTTTGAGTAAAGGGCAATTTTTAACGGTTTGTGGTTACGTATTAGACAGCTGAAGAGAAAGGATGGAGGATTttgtatataacaatgataaagaaGAAATATGTGAATAAGGATATTCTCGTAACTCCCTTCAGTGTGAGTAttagttttcagagagagagagagagagagagagagagagagagagagagagagagagagagagagagagagattactaatagAATAAACTTGTCAAACCTCATAATAGGAAAATGTAAAGCAGCATAATTTTTTGTCGtacatttaaaggtcactcatgagtggcaaaggcaagaggcagtgacaataCCGTAGCAAGACAATGACCTaccgactgaccatatataatacatAGTGCAAGTTGtgagacatgaagttgaatcctaaaaaactcaAATTATGAACATAGTAGGTCAAGGACAGCTGCTCCTCAAAATCCTGATCTcagtttgataatgtttctttaactctgtatgactataAAAATTTTGTGTGTGATTCTTGAGAGCAAATATACTTTTTAGAAACATATAAGGTCAGTCTTTTCtccacttgcaaaaaaaaaaaaatgctcaattgcaaaagtcttttaagattttctgtggtcaatctattctgaagaggtgtttcatgtctttcattctagcttgtttcgagtattggtcttctgtctggacttcagctgctgattctcatcttaatttgttggacaggaacttatggtttatcaaatttcttatttcttatctagATGTTAATccctggcatcgtcgttcaattagttcgttaagcatgttacataagatttttaataattctggctatcctttaaattcagatcttcccacacaGTACCACCgtgttcgtaatacaaggtatgctgttaattctaacagttttgcctgcttcatcttaaggctcaataccacacagtactctagaagttttattcctgctgtgacaagttgtggaatgatcttcctaatcgggtagttgaatcagttgaacgtcaatagttcaaacttgtagcaaatgttttcatgttgtgcaggctgacatgagtctctttttatagtttatatttgaaggaactgttttaatgttgttactgttctgaaactatttcattttaattgttcattactttcataTTCCTtgttttttcccttatttcctttccttggtgagctatttttccctgttggagctctctggcttatagcttcctgcttttcatgtagggttgtagcttagataataataataataataataataataataataataataataataataataataagcacccaagccccctctccacctaagctaagaccagggaaggtcaCGCAATGCTTGATGATGACTCACCaagtagatctgtaggctcccccaaactcctcattcttagctcacaaggatggccatGTTGTatacactacatgaaactatcgatctttagcgggtctcgaatcccagtccagcagatcgtgaggcatggacgttcccaataggccaccacaactaatATTGCTTTGTATACTTCATATTTATGTTCCATTCCATAGGTGCTGTTGCCATTTCCCATTGAAGGACAAAAACTGACTGCAGATTATTCTGTCGAGTAATGGTCATGGATAAAAACTTAAACTCAAATTTGACTGTCATCGACGGTGCCACTAGGCCACTATAACCCcaagtttctttttataatttatatttccagCTGTTTCCTCGATATAAATTTAGTATAATACACTTCCAGCTATTTGCTATTAAGGAAATGCCGTTTATGTCCTAATTTGCAATGATATTTTCTATCCCGCTAGATAGCATAATCCATCCTGGTAcggtttttcattttgaaatataactttctatatatatatatatatatatatatatatatatatatatatatatatatatatatacatatacataaatatgtatatatatatatatatatatatatatatatatatatatatatatgtatgtatgtatatatatacactcttatatatatatatatatatatatatatatatatatatatatatatatatacagtatatatatatatatatatatatacacatgtacggtatatatatatatatatatatatatatatatatatatatatatatatttatatatatgtatatatatatacatatatatatatatatatatatatatatatatatatatatatatatatatatatatatatatatatacttatacatgtacatgtacggtatatacatatatatatatatatatatatatatatatatatatacatgtacggtatatatatatatatatatatgtgtgtatatatatatatatatatatatatatatatatatatatatatacacgtatatatatgtatgtctatacatatatctatccatatatatttatatatataattattatatatatatatatatatatatatatatatatatatatatatatatatatacagacacacacacacacatatatatataaatatatatatatatatatatatatatatatatatatatatatatatattatatatatatatatatatatactgtatatatgtatatatatactgtatatatgtatatatatacagtatatatatatatatatatatatatatatatatatatatatgtatatatataatttatatatactacgCATgggtgtgtttacatatatatgtatatacacatacatatttatatatacatacacacacacacacatatatatatatatatatatatatatatatatatatatatatatatatatatatatatatataaatatatatataaataaataaatatat
This genomic stretch from Palaemon carinicauda isolate YSFRI2023 chromosome 12, ASM3689809v2, whole genome shotgun sequence harbors:
- the LOC137650763 gene encoding uncharacterized protein; this translates as MSHTKELASDDFRQWLLRGELKKETEGMITAAQDQVLRTRYIQRMIGGNNISSICMNCNTKNKTINHIASECPALAENQYQKRHDSVAKALHWSLCKKHQLSCSDKRYEHQPEGVIQNDQAKTLWDYGIGTDRVLRAIRPDVKLIDKIKKKVSLIDVAIPWHPKVEEKEREKIDKYQDLKIETTRIWDIPVETVPIIIGTLSTILRSLKRKQGKLEAGVAPGIMQKIVGQIGSIFHKNLSLDDTSTKFGTNDVQDLLFKKRCASTGESPGRRTDRTESKWLG